A region of Larimichthys crocea isolate SSNF chromosome X, L_crocea_2.0, whole genome shotgun sequence DNA encodes the following proteins:
- the LOC104921942 gene encoding transcription factor jun-B isoform X1 has translation MSAIMEQPFYDDSFLSAYGHPGAALPDYKLLKQNMNLNFSDSYRNSNFKSQHLRADSDFYSAGTADVGSLKLASPELERLIIQNSNGVITTTPTPAHFLYNRGITEEQEGFADGFVKALDDLHNMNQMAPPNVSIGTGSVGCSAPASVFGSSMQQEPLEYTTLGSCSTNPSLSSAASYPSTTISYLPHHQYHQHPQAVAHGSHHFQHSLVGMGIQSQRFSGLKEEPQTVPDMLSSDSGSPPMSPVDMENQERLKAERKRLRNRLAASKCRRRKLERISRLEDKVKVLKTDNAGLSNTASLLREQVAQLKQKVMTHVSSGCQLMLAPKVKSY, from the coding sequence ATGTCAGCAATAATGGAACAGCCTTTTTATGACGACTCGTTTCTCTCTGCTTATGGCCATCCAGGCGCAGCCCTGCCAGACTACAAGCTGCTAAAGCAGAATATGAACTTGAACTTCTCCGATTCATATCGGAACTCAAACTTCAAGTCACAGCACCTGCGCGCCGACAGTGATTTCTATTCGGCGGGCACGGCAGACGTGGGCTCCCTGAAGCTCGCTTCACCTGAACTGGAGCGACTGATCATCCAGAACAGTAACGGGGTCATCACTACAACACCGACACCTGCCCATTTCCTGTACAACCGCGGGatcacagaggagcaggagggctTTGCTGACGGTTTTGTTAAAGCGTTGGACGACCTGCACAATATGAACCAGATGGCTCCTCCAAACGTGTCCATCGGCACGGGCAGCGTTGGCTGCTCGGCTCCAGCTTCCGTGTTCGGCTCATCCATGCAGCAAGAACCGCTTGAGTACACCACCCTGGGCAGCTGCTCCACGAACCCCAGCCTGTCCTCAGCAGCCAGCTACCCTTCCACCACCATCAGCTACCTGCCGCACCACCAGTACCACCAGCACCCCCAGGCTGTTGCGCACGGATCTCACCATTTCCAGCACTCCCTGGTCGGCATGGGCATCCAGTCGCAGCGGTTCAGCGGGTTGAAAGAGGAGCCTCAGACAGTCCCCGACATGCTGAGCAGCGACAGCGGATCTCCTCCGATGTCTCCCGTCGATATGGAGAACCAGGAGCGGCTCAAAGCGGAGCGCAAGCGGCTGAGGAACCGGCTCGCGGCCTCCAAGTGTCGGAGGCGCAAACTGGAGCGCATCTCTCGCCTGGAGGACAAGGTGAAGGTGTTGAAAACAGACAACGCCGGACTCTCAAACACGGCTTCTCTACTGAGAGAGCAGGTGGCTCAACTCAAACAGAAAGTCATGACACATGTGAGCAGTGGCTGCCAGCTCATGTTAGCGCCCAAAGTAAAGTCTTATTGA
- the LOC104921942 gene encoding transcription factor jun-B isoform X2: MNLNFSDSYRNSNFKSQHLRADSDFYSAGTADVGSLKLASPELERLIIQNSNGVITTTPTPAHFLYNRGITEEQEGFADGFVKALDDLHNMNQMAPPNVSIGTGSVGCSAPASVFGSSMQQEPLEYTTLGSCSTNPSLSSAASYPSTTISYLPHHQYHQHPQAVAHGSHHFQHSLVGMGIQSQRFSGLKEEPQTVPDMLSSDSGSPPMSPVDMENQERLKAERKRLRNRLAASKCRRRKLERISRLEDKVKVLKTDNAGLSNTASLLREQVAQLKQKVMTHVSSGCQLMLAPKVKSY, translated from the coding sequence ATGAACTTGAACTTCTCCGATTCATATCGGAACTCAAACTTCAAGTCACAGCACCTGCGCGCCGACAGTGATTTCTATTCGGCGGGCACGGCAGACGTGGGCTCCCTGAAGCTCGCTTCACCTGAACTGGAGCGACTGATCATCCAGAACAGTAACGGGGTCATCACTACAACACCGACACCTGCCCATTTCCTGTACAACCGCGGGatcacagaggagcaggagggctTTGCTGACGGTTTTGTTAAAGCGTTGGACGACCTGCACAATATGAACCAGATGGCTCCTCCAAACGTGTCCATCGGCACGGGCAGCGTTGGCTGCTCGGCTCCAGCTTCCGTGTTCGGCTCATCCATGCAGCAAGAACCGCTTGAGTACACCACCCTGGGCAGCTGCTCCACGAACCCCAGCCTGTCCTCAGCAGCCAGCTACCCTTCCACCACCATCAGCTACCTGCCGCACCACCAGTACCACCAGCACCCCCAGGCTGTTGCGCACGGATCTCACCATTTCCAGCACTCCCTGGTCGGCATGGGCATCCAGTCGCAGCGGTTCAGCGGGTTGAAAGAGGAGCCTCAGACAGTCCCCGACATGCTGAGCAGCGACAGCGGATCTCCTCCGATGTCTCCCGTCGATATGGAGAACCAGGAGCGGCTCAAAGCGGAGCGCAAGCGGCTGAGGAACCGGCTCGCGGCCTCCAAGTGTCGGAGGCGCAAACTGGAGCGCATCTCTCGCCTGGAGGACAAGGTGAAGGTGTTGAAAACAGACAACGCCGGACTCTCAAACACGGCTTCTCTACTGAGAGAGCAGGTGGCTCAACTCAAACAGAAAGTCATGACACATGTGAGCAGTGGCTGCCAGCTCATGTTAGCGCCCAAAGTAAAGTCTTATTGA
- the prdx2 gene encoding peroxiredoxin-2 codes for MSAGNAKIGKPAPEFSATAVVDGQFKDIKLSDYKGKYVIFFFYPLDFTFVCPTEIIAFSDRAEEFRNMGCEVIGCSIDSHFSHLAWINTPRKQGGLGNMKIPLVADLTKSISRDYGVLKEDDGIAYRGLFVIDDKGILRQITINDLPVGRSVDETLRLVQAFQHTDKFGEVCPAGWKPGSDTIVPDVEKSKAFFSKQ; via the exons ATGTCCGCTGGCAACGCTAAGATTGGCAAGCCCGCCCCAGAATTCAGCGCCACAGCTGTGGTGGATGGACAGTTCAAGGACATCAAGCTGTCAGACTACAAAG GGAAGTAtgtgatcttcttcttctacccgCTGGACTTCACATTTGTGTGTCCCACTGAGATCATTGCTTTCAGCGACAGAGCAGAGGAGTTCCGCAATATGGGCTGCGAGGTTATCGGCTGCTCCATAGACTCTCACTTCAGTCACTTGGCATG gatCAACACACCGAGGAAGCAGGGAGGTCTGGGTAACATGAAAATCCCCCTTGTGGCAGACCTCACCAAGTCCATCTCCAGAGACTACGGTGTGCTGAAGGAGGACGACGGTATCGCATACAG GGGTCTGTTTGTGATCGACGACAAGGGCATCTTGAGGCAGATCACCATCAATGACTTGCCTGTGGGTCGCTCCGTGGATGAGACTCTGCGCCTGGTGCAGGCCTTCCAGCACACTGACAAATTCGGAGAAG TTTGCCCTGCTGGCTGGAAACCCGGCAGCGACACCATCGTCCCGGATGTTGAGAAAAGCAAAGCCTTCTTCTCCAAGCAGTAA
- the wiza gene encoding protein Wiz isoform X2 has translation MDSPANPHPVMCEVCGTYFETRRGLSSHARLHLRQLGVTLSESSGAPIELLYQLIRDRDGSLPDFKAGSSGAVATSLKKTSPEEPGTPSEPADGSASFKAGSGVTTTPQKTEHQGSPARRKESANSLLPSSPSGPRPDESLEHQTSAKPLWAPLETDAPITLDTHDEVHVCQLCGCWYETRKGLASHARAHLRHIGIPDSDAKSSPIELLYQIMEEEDLKPINSKQQQEPASQSPLRSSTKRPSSVSSPPSSPPIKRPTLSEDCICILCGEEFENRKGLACHSRSHLRQLGVVDLMGKSSATETVQELVRSGVLEAIQRPKTSRKTSSSTEPTPAASTSSPALGQSKTSLPSTSLSPSPAKPTPSPFNRAPKAKKGFRLAVDPLHRKPKPEPVEIELSIEPKGSSTDSNSPTQKSPTPAPAPAPPASSAGVVSKPLSAAPSTDAQSPPTVLCDYCGQLFETRKALSCHARAHLRQLGLTWSIKTSPIDLLKEVMLQGPESLKESAASGSSGKATWTPSGSRRSLDSLQSGEAAVKPCSSPLDYSMKEKSPPGKSGATHTDSSCELCGFDFENRKALASHARAHLRQLGIIEWKADGATSPIELLSELIRKDPVRVSAITRRYRMGDLYIKKRSAASPSLSTDSDSVQHSDHKLRREDSGVTAGSSRQSHGHARSTAAHVRSPRGVHPPKHVVPAHEENSQQPSRSGSIPAMLPKPPLTPLVKLVGKVYSLKCRFCEEVFHGPLSVQEQWITHLQKHILSLGYKGKASPPAAPVAAPALVHPVAV, from the exons ATGGATTCACCAG CAAACCCGCACCCAGTCATGTGCGAAGTCTGTGGAACATACTTTGAGACGCGACGAGGGCTCTCCAGCCACGCCCGCCTCCACCTACGGCAGCTCGGTGTGACGTTGTCAGAAAGCAGTGGAGCTCCCATTGAGCTCCTCTACCAGCTTATCCGGGACAGAGATGGTTCCCTCCCTGATTTCAAAGCAGGCTCCTCTGGTGCTGTGGCGACCTCTCTCAAAAAAACATCCCCGGAGGAGCCCGGTACACCTTCAGAACCAGCAGACGGGAGTGCGTCTTTCAAAGCAGGGAGTGGAGTCACGACAACTCCACAGAAGACGGAACATCAGGGATCTCCAGCCAGACGAAAAGAGTCGGCGAACTCTCTCCTCCCCTCGTCCCCCTCTGGTCCTAGGCCGGATGAGTCCTTAGAGCACCAAACCTCAGCCAAGCCACTGTGGGCGCCGCTTGAAACTGATGCCCCCATCACTTTAG ACACCCATGATGAGGTCCATGTGTGCCAGCTCTGTGGCTGCTGGTACGAGACACGCAAAGGCCTGGCGAGTCACGCTCGAGCCCATCTGCGCCATATTGGAATCCCTGACAGCGATGCCAAGAGCAGCCCTATTGAACTTCTTTACCAGatcatggaggaggaggacctcAAGCCCATCAACAGCAAGCAACAGCAGGAGCCCGCCTCACAAAGTCCCCTAAGATCCTCCACCAAACGTCCCTCCAGTGTGTCCTCTCCACCTTCATCTCCGCCCATCAAACGGCCTACACTCTCAGAGGATTGTATCTGTATTCTGTGCGGGGAAGAGTTTGAGAATCGTAAAGGCCTGGCCTGCCACTCACGTTCTCACCTGCGTCAGCTCGGAGTGGTTGACCTGATGGGCAAATCCTCTGCAACTGAAACCGTCCAGGAACTGGTCAGAAGCGGCGTGCTAGAAGCTATACAACGCCCCAAAACCAGCAGAAAAACCAGCTCATCTACAGAACCAactcctgcagcctccacctcGTCTCCAGCTCTGGGCCAATCAAAGACCTCGCTTCCCTCCACATCTCTCTCCCCGAGCCCTGCAAAGCCCACTCCTTCACCTTTTAACAGAGCCCCAAAGGCTAAGAAAGGTTTTCGGCTAGCAGTGGACCCCCTTCATAGGAAGCCAAAGCCTGAGCCTGTGGAGATTGAGCTGTCTATTGAACCGAAGGGATCCAGCACTGACAGCAACTCTCCTACGCAGAAGTCCCCCACTCCTGcacctgctcctgctcctcctgcatcCTCTGCAGGTGTGGTTTCAAAGCCTCTCAGTGCAG CGCCCTCCACAGATGCACAATCCCCACCAACAGTCCTTTGTGATTACTGCGGCCAGCTGTTTGAGACCCGCAAAGCCCTGTCATGTCACGCCCGTGCCCATTTGCGTCAGCTCGGCCTCACGTGGTCCATCAAAACGTCACCGATTGACCTCCTCAAAGAGGTCATGCTGCAGGGTCCAGAAAGCCTCAAAGAATCTGCCGCCAGTGGCTCATCGGGCAAAGCCACGTGGACCCCTTCAGGATCCAGAAGGTCCCTGGACAGCCTGCAGTCAGGGGAGGCAGCTGTCAAACCCTGCTCCTCACCTCTCGATTATTCCATGAAAGAGAAATCCCCACCTGGAAAGAgtggagccacacacacag ACTCATCCTGTGAGCTTTGCGGGTTTGATTTCGAAAACCGCAAGGCCCTGGCCAGTCACGCACGGGCTCACCTCCGACAGCTGGGAATCATTGAGTGGAAGGCAGACGGAGCGACTTCTCCAATCGAACTCCTCAGTGAGTTGATCCGGAAGGACCCAGTCAGGGTATCAGCAATAACCCGGCGCTATCGCATGGGAGACCTTTACATCAAGAAG AGAAGTGCTGCTTCGCCCTCTCTGTCCACAGACTCTGATTCAGTGCAGCACTCCGACCACAAGCTGCGCAGAGAGGACTCTGGTGTGACTGCCGGCTCATCCAGACAGTCACACGGCCACGCGCGGTCTACTGCAGCCCATGTGCGCTCCCCAAGAG GGGTCCACCCACCAAAACATGTCGTGCCTGCACATGAAGAAAATTCCCAGCAACCATCACGATCAGGCAGCATCCCCGCTATGCTGCCAAAGCCGCCACTAACACCACTGGTCAAACTGGTGGGCAAAGTTTACTCCCTCAAGTGCAG gTTCTGTGAAGAGGTGTTTCATGGACCTCTGTCTGTTCAAGAGCAGTGGATCACACACCTGCA
- the wiza gene encoding protein Wiz isoform X1: MDSPAANPHPVMCEVCGTYFETRRGLSSHARLHLRQLGVTLSESSGAPIELLYQLIRDRDGSLPDFKAGSSGAVATSLKKTSPEEPGTPSEPADGSASFKAGSGVTTTPQKTEHQGSPARRKESANSLLPSSPSGPRPDESLEHQTSAKPLWAPLETDAPITLDTHDEVHVCQLCGCWYETRKGLASHARAHLRHIGIPDSDAKSSPIELLYQIMEEEDLKPINSKQQQEPASQSPLRSSTKRPSSVSSPPSSPPIKRPTLSEDCICILCGEEFENRKGLACHSRSHLRQLGVVDLMGKSSATETVQELVRSGVLEAIQRPKTSRKTSSSTEPTPAASTSSPALGQSKTSLPSTSLSPSPAKPTPSPFNRAPKAKKGFRLAVDPLHRKPKPEPVEIELSIEPKGSSTDSNSPTQKSPTPAPAPAPPASSAGVVSKPLSAAPSTDAQSPPTVLCDYCGQLFETRKALSCHARAHLRQLGLTWSIKTSPIDLLKEVMLQGPESLKESAASGSSGKATWTPSGSRRSLDSLQSGEAAVKPCSSPLDYSMKEKSPPGKSGATHTDSSCELCGFDFENRKALASHARAHLRQLGIIEWKADGATSPIELLSELIRKDPVRVSAITRRYRMGDLYIKKRSAASPSLSTDSDSVQHSDHKLRREDSGVTAGSSRQSHGHARSTAAHVRSPRGVHPPKHVVPAHEENSQQPSRSGSIPAMLPKPPLTPLVKLVGKVYSLKCRFCEEVFHGPLSVQEQWITHLQKHILSLGYKGKASPPAAPVAAPALVHPVAV, translated from the exons ATGGATTCACCAG CAGCAAACCCGCACCCAGTCATGTGCGAAGTCTGTGGAACATACTTTGAGACGCGACGAGGGCTCTCCAGCCACGCCCGCCTCCACCTACGGCAGCTCGGTGTGACGTTGTCAGAAAGCAGTGGAGCTCCCATTGAGCTCCTCTACCAGCTTATCCGGGACAGAGATGGTTCCCTCCCTGATTTCAAAGCAGGCTCCTCTGGTGCTGTGGCGACCTCTCTCAAAAAAACATCCCCGGAGGAGCCCGGTACACCTTCAGAACCAGCAGACGGGAGTGCGTCTTTCAAAGCAGGGAGTGGAGTCACGACAACTCCACAGAAGACGGAACATCAGGGATCTCCAGCCAGACGAAAAGAGTCGGCGAACTCTCTCCTCCCCTCGTCCCCCTCTGGTCCTAGGCCGGATGAGTCCTTAGAGCACCAAACCTCAGCCAAGCCACTGTGGGCGCCGCTTGAAACTGATGCCCCCATCACTTTAG ACACCCATGATGAGGTCCATGTGTGCCAGCTCTGTGGCTGCTGGTACGAGACACGCAAAGGCCTGGCGAGTCACGCTCGAGCCCATCTGCGCCATATTGGAATCCCTGACAGCGATGCCAAGAGCAGCCCTATTGAACTTCTTTACCAGatcatggaggaggaggacctcAAGCCCATCAACAGCAAGCAACAGCAGGAGCCCGCCTCACAAAGTCCCCTAAGATCCTCCACCAAACGTCCCTCCAGTGTGTCCTCTCCACCTTCATCTCCGCCCATCAAACGGCCTACACTCTCAGAGGATTGTATCTGTATTCTGTGCGGGGAAGAGTTTGAGAATCGTAAAGGCCTGGCCTGCCACTCACGTTCTCACCTGCGTCAGCTCGGAGTGGTTGACCTGATGGGCAAATCCTCTGCAACTGAAACCGTCCAGGAACTGGTCAGAAGCGGCGTGCTAGAAGCTATACAACGCCCCAAAACCAGCAGAAAAACCAGCTCATCTACAGAACCAactcctgcagcctccacctcGTCTCCAGCTCTGGGCCAATCAAAGACCTCGCTTCCCTCCACATCTCTCTCCCCGAGCCCTGCAAAGCCCACTCCTTCACCTTTTAACAGAGCCCCAAAGGCTAAGAAAGGTTTTCGGCTAGCAGTGGACCCCCTTCATAGGAAGCCAAAGCCTGAGCCTGTGGAGATTGAGCTGTCTATTGAACCGAAGGGATCCAGCACTGACAGCAACTCTCCTACGCAGAAGTCCCCCACTCCTGcacctgctcctgctcctcctgcatcCTCTGCAGGTGTGGTTTCAAAGCCTCTCAGTGCAG CGCCCTCCACAGATGCACAATCCCCACCAACAGTCCTTTGTGATTACTGCGGCCAGCTGTTTGAGACCCGCAAAGCCCTGTCATGTCACGCCCGTGCCCATTTGCGTCAGCTCGGCCTCACGTGGTCCATCAAAACGTCACCGATTGACCTCCTCAAAGAGGTCATGCTGCAGGGTCCAGAAAGCCTCAAAGAATCTGCCGCCAGTGGCTCATCGGGCAAAGCCACGTGGACCCCTTCAGGATCCAGAAGGTCCCTGGACAGCCTGCAGTCAGGGGAGGCAGCTGTCAAACCCTGCTCCTCACCTCTCGATTATTCCATGAAAGAGAAATCCCCACCTGGAAAGAgtggagccacacacacag ACTCATCCTGTGAGCTTTGCGGGTTTGATTTCGAAAACCGCAAGGCCCTGGCCAGTCACGCACGGGCTCACCTCCGACAGCTGGGAATCATTGAGTGGAAGGCAGACGGAGCGACTTCTCCAATCGAACTCCTCAGTGAGTTGATCCGGAAGGACCCAGTCAGGGTATCAGCAATAACCCGGCGCTATCGCATGGGAGACCTTTACATCAAGAAG AGAAGTGCTGCTTCGCCCTCTCTGTCCACAGACTCTGATTCAGTGCAGCACTCCGACCACAAGCTGCGCAGAGAGGACTCTGGTGTGACTGCCGGCTCATCCAGACAGTCACACGGCCACGCGCGGTCTACTGCAGCCCATGTGCGCTCCCCAAGAG GGGTCCACCCACCAAAACATGTCGTGCCTGCACATGAAGAAAATTCCCAGCAACCATCACGATCAGGCAGCATCCCCGCTATGCTGCCAAAGCCGCCACTAACACCACTGGTCAAACTGGTGGGCAAAGTTTACTCCCTCAAGTGCAG gTTCTGTGAAGAGGTGTTTCATGGACCTCTGTCTGTTCAAGAGCAGTGGATCACACACCTGCA